A stretch of DNA from Pseudorca crassidens isolate mPseCra1 chromosome X, mPseCra1.hap1, whole genome shotgun sequence:
AGGCGTTGGGCCAGGTTTCAGCGTTCAACTCACATTTAACTGTGGGATGCCTGGACCGGGGCGAGGCTTAGAGGCCCAACCTCAGGTAAAGGCATGACGGGCAGGCAAGGGCACACAGGCAGCCCTTCAGCGATGGCAGCCACCCTGGGGCAGAGACGTGAGGCCCAGCAGGGGGCACTCAAATGCCACTTCACCTCTGTACAGCTCCACACCACAGAGACGTGAGGGCCCAGGTGAGGTGAGTCGACTACAGGCACAAATCTTGGTAGCTACACTGGAACGGAGTGAGGGACCATGGAGGCCATTTAACTGTCACCTCAGCTCTGGACTCCTACACTGTGGCAGAGGTGGCCTCAGGTGAGGGCATTCAACTGTCACCGGAGATCTGATTGCCTAATCTAGGGTAGAGGCAAGAGGTCCTGCAATAAGACAGTCGCCCGTCACCTCAGCTCTGGGTGCCTACTCGGGGGTAGAGGCGGGAGGTGCCGGCACGGGGGCATGAGCATGCAGGCCCACGTGACCACTGTCAAGTGACAACTCCGTGCTCGGTGTCTACACTGAGAGGGGAACGAGGGATCAGCTGAGCACGCGGGCTCTGGGTGCCTACACTCAGGCAGGGACACGAGGAGCCAAGGAAACAGTGAACTGGTGCCGCAGCTGTGGGAACTACATTCTCTGCCATCTCCCGCTGGGTGCCCGCACTGGGGCAGGGCCATGAGGGTCTATGACAAGAGGGTCTCATGCTCTCCAAGTCCCCATCGAAAAACATTCCTGGAGAAACAAAGCTGCCCCTTGAGGCACAGAAGGCTTGGGATGAGTCCCAGGCCTCTGGCCCTCTCGAGCGTGGTGCCCCTGGGGTTGGTGAATGTGCCTCTGGGCCCTCAGGGGGGCTCATTAAACCAGCCTTTCCAAAATGCCTGCTCTGAGCAAGGTGTAAACACTGTCCTCTAAGAACCAGCCGTCTGGCCACTGCCCTGTGCCTGGCAGGAGCTTCGTCTACTGGGCACCACGACTGCCAGCATTACAGGGAAGAGCGCTAAGGAGGGCACGGTGCCCAGGGCTTGGTACTCACAGATATGTGAGAGTTTGGCAAATGGTCAGTGCTATTTCTGGTCCCAAATTCCATGACAAAACTCAAATACCAACCCGTGACAGCAGCACAGGGGCCTGAAACTTATCACCTTGATCCTGTTAGGGAGAACGAGGAAGTGTTGTGAATGCCAGTGGAGAAGCTCCTGGATGCTAACCAGAGCTCTGTCACTGCCTGGCTCTATCACCTTTCTCTGTATTCTGGGTTCTTTCCTTAGGAAGGTTTCCAGAAAGCGGTGACATTGGGTCAAAGGGCACGGATGTTTCGGTGGTTCTCACGCCGCCCGGCTGCTGCCGTCCAGAAAGATGGGTCCAGGCGACAGAGGTGGCCCCAGCTCTCCCAGCGCGGGAGGTGATCGGGGTGCCCTGGGCGGTGTCGGGGGCGCCTTTGTGAAGGAGGCTGGAGGAGCAGGCAGGGGTGACAGCGTGTGAGCGCGCTGCCCTCTAGAAAGAAGACGGCGAAAGGGAGGCCGCGGAAGGCTGAGCCTGCTGGCCCCTGGCTCTTCGCATTCTGCTGTTTCCCGTACACGCTTCTGTCCCTCCGGGTTTCGAAAAGGCACACATTTGAACTTTTAAACAATGTCTAATTACGCCCCCAGATCCATCCGCCCCTTCCTAAACTTCAGAAATCCGAGCGCGGGGCACGACCACAGCCCCGCCCTCAAAGCCTGGGAACGCTGGGCTCTCCCTCCTGAACGAagcctcagaggagacctcgggGGCGGGGCTGAGTAGGGCCCCTCCCCTTGGCAGCCTGGCAGCCCGGCCCCGCGGCTCCGCCGGACCGTGCgtcaggggcggggcggggcggggcggggcggggcccctCCCACCCGGTGGCCGGTCGCCCAGCCCCGACCGATGGCGGGGTGGCGCCTGCGGGCCGTGCTACCGCTCTGGGCCGCCATTGCCGGGCCTCTCGCTCCGCGCAGCGGAGCTCCCTCGCCTCGCGTCGCCGAGCAGAGCGGGGCGGCCGGCCTGACGGGGCTGCCCCTGACCGAGCTCGCATCCCCCCACCGCCAGGCAAGTCTCTGGCCGGCCCGGCCCGCGTCGCCGACCTCCAGGCCCGGGGGGCCGTGTGTGGGGCCCGAGCTGGGGCCTCCCACTCCCGCGTCCGGGAGAACCACTTCCACTTCCCAGGCCCAGAGGCTCCCGTGGGCACGATCGTGAGCCTCCAGGTTCCCGAGGCCCCTCCGGTCCCAGCCGGGCTTCTCTCCGCCTTCCCGAGGAGCCTGGCCATGTAGTTGGCCGAGCAAGTCGGTGCACCGACCGCGCCCGCCCCACAGCTGGGACCCAGCACGGGCTCATCATCCCTGACCCCCACCCAAACCTGCTCTTCTGCTTTGTTGCCCCCCAGAGCGCACGGTCCACAAACGCTGCACCTGACGGCTGCCCCACCCCAGCGGGAGAAGTGGACATGAGGTTGGCAGGTGGGTGGCTTCCACAGTGAACCGGAGAGAGTTGGAAAGGAGACTTGGCTGGAGGCCCAGGTGTCCAGAGGTCTGTCTGGAAGGGCCAGGGGTGGTGGCACCACTgggtttggggggggggagggtttatacatttatttattttttatttatttatttttggctatgctgggtcttccttgcggtgcacgggcttctcattgcagtggcttctcttgttgcagagcacgggctctaggcacgcgggcttcaggagttgtggcacgtgggctcagtagttgtggctcgcgggctctagagcacaggctcagtagctgtggtgcacgggcttagtcgctccgcggcatgtgggatcttcccagaccagggctcaagcccgtgtcccctgcattggcaggcggattcttaaccactgcgccaccagggaagtccctgggttttgtttttgaaacagaGGACTCTGCACAAACAGTCATtctatgaccttgagcaaatcctTTCACCTCTGAGGACTTCAGTTCCCAGCTCTCTCTTTTCAGCTGTGAGATGAGGATTATAATAGATTTCTCCCAAATGGGATAAGTGGCCGCTGTTTGGAAAAAGTTGtgggagagagctccagggagcaCGGCGGCTGGGTGGACAGGGAGAGGCAGTGGTCTTAGATGAGAAGCTGACCATAGTGGCCCTGAGGTTGGATGTGAACCCAGTGCCAGCCCTACTGTCGCCTGGACAGCTAAGATGAAGGGGGCTTGGGGGTGGACTTCATACCTTCTAAAACTGAAGCATTTGCATATACCCCGAGGAAGCTGACCCATGAGGAGCTGGCTGGGAGAGTGGGGCCTCAGGAGTGGTAGAATACAGCCAGTGCCCGTGAGGGTTAGTTCAAGGCACCTCTAGGTAGAGTCGAGGCAGGAGGGGAGCCGGAGAGTAGGGTAGAGGCAGAGAGGACACTGGGACAGGAGCTGGGGAAAGTCCAGCTTTTCAGGGGAGGGTCAAGGAGGACGATCTAAGCCAGAAGGACGAGGAGCATCCAGGTGGGGCTCAAGGGCGCCGTCCCAGAAGCCAGCCGAGCAGGGTTTCCGTGGGAGGGCCACAGCCTGCGCGGCCACCTGAGGGGTCAAGGGACATTAGGGCCAACAGGTAACCCGGGGCGCTGGCATCAAGAAGGTCCCAGGCGGCCTTGGCCGCAAGCCGTCCTGCGGGGGTAATGGAGGCAAGGGCAGAGTGGAGCAGGTTGCGAGACGGGGAGGGAAGTCTGTGGAAGAAGCCAGCACACAGGACTTTGGAGAAGCcggcagggagaggaagggagggtgcAGAGCCCCACCGCTGGCTGCGGATGTGATTCCGAAGGAGGCCTTTCCTCCCGCGGTTTCTGAGGATGGGAGGTGTTGAAAGTAGAGGGgaaagggcctccctggtggcgcagtggttgagagtacgcctgccgatgcaggggacacgggttcgtgccccggtccgggaggatcccacatgccgcggagcggctgggcccgtgagccatggccgctgagcctgcgcgtccggagcctgtgctccgcagcgggagaggccacgacagtgagaggccggcgtaccgcaaaaaaaaaaaaaacaaaatagaggggaaagagggagacaAAGTGACCGCTATGCTAAGAAAGCCGAGCAGGGTGGAGAGCTCGGTGCCCAGCTCACAGCAGGAGGACTGCCTGGCCTTCCAAAGGAGTAGGAACCTCCACCGTCACCATCACAGGAGAAAGGAGGGCAGGATGGCAGGGACTCAAAGACATTGGTAGCCTCAGAAGCAGGAGGTTAGGAGGCCCCTCCACACCGCCAGGGAGAGCCAAGCTGAGCCTTGGGGTTGGAGCTCAGCTTCCTCCTTCACCCGCCAGGAGCTCCCACCTTCCTGGTCTCCACTCGCTTCTTCCCAAGTGCCTGGGGAGATCCGATCATGAGAGGCCCTGGGGTCGTTCGGGAGCTCGCTGGCATCTGAGGAGGCCTTGCCCGTGTCTGTCATGCCTCTAGGTCCCCTCCGCATCATGGCCCTGGTCATCTCCGTGGGCCTCACCTGGCTCGTAGCCAGCATCCTCCTCGGTGGGCCTGGCGGCGGCTTTCCTCGCATCCAGCAACTGTTCGCCAGTGAGTGTGGGACTCTCCCTCGTCCCGCTACGAGGTCCCCGGCGCGGCCACCTGGGCCTGCGGCCTGAGGCTCGGGGTGGAGGTGGCGGTGGCCTgggttttctgtctcttcctggcAGGGCACCTGTAGCTGCCCTCGGTCCGCCTCCTGGCATCCGGCACAGCCTTCCCCCTACCACCCAGTTGCTTCGGCTGGAAACACCAATCCCCGCTAATTAGAATCCTTTGTTCACTGGGGCCCATGTGAGGGGCAGGGGGGCTTTTGCTGATCACTGGGGATGACTCCCAAGTTGTTCCCTGCAGGCTTTCTGCTGGGTTCTGAGATGGGGAGGGGACTCGACACCTCGTTACTGGTGACACATCACCTAAGTACTTTTTGCAATTCTGATCTACCCTTTTCCTGGAGCAGAGAGCTTTGCATCTGAACATCATTTAGACTTGAGCGGGAACGTACGTGGCAAGGTCAGCCTGGCTTAGCCCTTGGCCCCTGAACCTGACTGCCCCTCCACCTTGACTTCACAGTATAGGAGCAGGCTTCCTTGCTGCAGGCCCTAGGAAAGGTCCACACTAACAGAAACAACTCTCTGTACCCACAGGCCCAGAGAACTCAGTGACTGCAGGTAAGGCTCCTGTCACctccctgctcctcccttgtGCCCACCCCTCTTACCACTTTTGTGACACTCGTGCCTGTCCCCAGCCCTCCAGGCTTTCTCTTCTCCATTCATCCCTCCCCAAACTAGCTGTCACAGCCCACGAGCTGCTTGCATGCTGTGAGCCTAGAAAACAAGTTACCTGCTTCCAGAATACACTAGGGGGACAGGCATAGGATAGACATTcccattccaaaagggagaaattggAAGGTATAAAGGGGTCATCAGTCTCAAGCAAGTCCCAAACCCAGCAGGGCAAATCCATTCGATTTCAAAGCATAAGAAGAATCCCTGGGCCTTTGGTGGGGGTAGGGAGGATCTGGAATGTAGGGGACGATCCTACCCTCCCTCTGGGCCTGAGCCATCTCTGGCCTCTGCAGCCATTGCTCTGCCCTTGGAAtcatccttcctcccttctgtcCTTTCTGTGTCCCTTTCGGTCCAGGCTGGCAGTGTTTCTACTGGTATAAAATTCTCAAAAACTTTGTTGATCTCTTGCGCAATTCATGAGGGTCTAAGCTGTAAGACACGAGAATCCTCCAGATCTTTCCTGGATAACCTCACCTCTCCATTCCTAGCTTCCGCTGGCGTGCTTGAGCGGGCCCACAGGCCACGCGGCCCAGCTCTTCATGAACAGTTGTCCAGCCACACCCGTGGTGTTCTCTCCCAAGCCTGCTTTCTCGTTTTTTGCAATATGATTAGCCTGAGAATCTTCTAGATCTTCGCATTCTGGTTCCTTCATACTTAACAGTTGCATCCTCAATTTATGTCTCTTCCCTTACATGTTACTTGGAGCAACAAGGAGAAACCCTTAACACTGTGCTTGGAAATCCCCTCAGCTCAGTCTCCAAGTCCAGCATTTACAAGTTCTACCTTCCACAAAACAGCAGAAAACAACCTGGccaagttctttgccactttatGACAAGGATGGCCTTTCCTCCAGTGTCCCATAACATGTTCCTCATTTCTGTCTGAGAGCTCACCAGAAGCACTGTTAGCATTCACATTTCTAGTGACAGTCTGGTCCCGATGACATGTGCCTTATCTCAGACCATAGAAGCTCTCTActgctcttctctcttctttctgagcCCTCACCAGAATCACCTATAATGTccatatttctaccaacagtctCTTCAAGGCAATCTAGGCCTTTCCTAATATGCACCTCAAAATTCTGCAGCCTCTACCCATTACCCAATTGCAAAGCCATTTCCACATTTTTAGGGATTTATCATGGCAGCACCCCACTTCTTGGTATCAGAATCTGTatcagtttcctggggctgccgtaacaaaatagcacaaaccaggtggcttaaacaacagttcCGGAAGGTAGAAGTCTGAAATCTAGGTGTTGGAAGGCTacactccctccagaggctccagcttctggtggcctcaGGTGTCCCTGGACTTGTGGCCGCCTCCCTCCCATCTCCGCCTCCATCTTCACAAGGACTTCtcctccatgtgtgtgtgtcttctcttcttttaTAAGAACATGTGTCATTAGATTTAGGTCCCACCCTattccaggatgatctcatcttaatGAATTATAACTTCAATGACCTTATTTCCACAGAGGATCACgttctgaggtcctgggagttGGGACTTGAGAACATCTTTTGTGGGGACACAGGTCACCTCGTAATAGAGACCAACCTCCTTGTGCGCTCTCCATGGGGTCCTTGCACCTGCCCTCCCAGcagcttttccttccctcctgtccTCTGCTCCCGGTGGGGCCACAGCCCAGGCCAGCCCTcctgcctcctttctcttctcccaccAGTGGCCGAAGAGCCTCCCTGGGGTCCCTGTCACTTTGCCCTGAGGCCAGCCCCAGTGGGATACAGAGTGTCCATGGAAGTGTCCCTTCCTTGGCCTGAGCCACGTCCCCACCCCACGCCAGTCCCTTGGTCTGTGGTCACTCATTCCTCCCTATGGGCTGGTCCTGACCTTCCCCTCTCAGATCTCGGGTGCCCCCAGGGCCAGGCCCATGGGTCACCCCTGTTGTCCCTACCCAGAGCCGAGGGCCAGGAAGTACAAATGCGGCCTGCCTCAGCCGTGTCCCGAGGAGCACCTGGCCTTCCGCGTGGTCAGCGGGGCTGCCAACGTCATTGGACCCAAGATCTGCCTGGAGGACAGGATGTGAGCCCCTcaggcgggtgggggcggggaggggagctgggtctGCGAGGACCGGGGTCGAGCAGGGTAGACGTGCCACTGGAAGGCTCTGTCCCCCTGCTAGGCTCATGAGCAGTGTCAAGGACAACGTGGGCCGGGGACTGAACATCGCCCTGGTGAACGGTGAGTTGCCCACGGAGCAGAGAGGCAAAGCTGAGCCGTGACCTGCCGCCCTCCTTCCACCCCGCCACCAGGGATTCGCAGGGGGGCCTGGGAAAGGGTCTGTGCGAGCTGAAGGCTCCACAGAAGAGGTGACCCGATGGACGAGAGCGTGGCAGCAGTGAAGAACTGGAAGTTTCCAGGAAGTGGGAGGCTGCTTCATGGGGAGCCCCTGGAGGGCCCCCAGTACTGAGCAGAAGCTCCACAGCCTCGGGTGGGTCCCAGCAGTCTGAACGAGGGGCACGGTGGGCGTGAAGATGGGGGGAGGTGAAAAGCTTCCAGCAGCACCCATCCTTCCCTCCGACCAGGGGTAAGCGGAGAGCTCATCGAGGCCCGCGCCTTCGACATGTGGGCGGGAGGTGAGTCAGGCCGCGGCCTCTGCCTTCTGACTGTGGGCGGAATGACGGCATCTTCCCCCTGAAAGCTGCTCCTTCTGTCTGCTCGCTGGGGAGTCTTGAGCACTTCCTTGGGTTCAGAAAAGCCAGGGAGAAGGACAGGTGTATGGTCAGGGCTTCAGCCCTGGCTTCTTATACCATTTGGTCCCTGCACTCACTCAGCAGCCCTGGCCGGGGTGCGTCCCTGGCCTGATCActactttagtttcctcatctggagaaCAGGGGTTGGTGAGGGAGGGGTGCTCAGTGGTGCCTGATGCTCCATGGGAACTGTCCCCCTAGATGTCAATGATCTACTGAAGTTTATCCGGCCGCTGCATGAAGGCACCCTGGTGTTTGTGGCTTCCTACGATGACCCAGCCACCAAGTAAGTAATGGCCGAGGCTGGCCGAGGCCTCACCCTTCTGTGGTCATGGctcatatctcttccttctgtgGGGCAGGATGAATGAAGAGACCAGGAAGCTTTTCAGCGATCTGGGCAGCAAGAATGTCAAGGACCTGGCCTTCCGGGACAGCTGGGTGTTTGTAGGGGCCAAGGGTGTGCAGAACAAGAGCCCCTTTGAGCAGGTATGGGCACAGGCCCTGGGACCCCCACTGCCCGGCACAGGCCAgtctgccctcccctcctgcctGCATCCTCTGAGGTCCCCTCTGTTCACGCCCAgcacccacacacacagcagCCCACACGTCTTTAAGATGCTCCTGGGACTTCTCCGATgtttgggactctgcgcttctgctgcaaggggcacgggttcaatccctggtcggggaactaagatcctgcaggccaggCTGCTCAGTCCTGTCCCATCCCCCCAAAACCCAGCACCCCAGTTCACACTGCACACCCTGCTCCCCACAGCAGAACAAGGCAAACAGGCTGTTCCACCAGTTTCTGGAAGGCTCCGGCTGCCGAAAGAGCAGCTCAGCCCCCAGAGAAGAAACGCCCCCTCTGGCCTCGCTCTTCCCGGAGCTTCCAGCAGCTCCCTGAGGGCTGGGTGAGGGCAGGGACacactccccctccttcccttcctagcGTGTGCCAGGCCCACCTAAGTTCAAAGAAGGTGATCCCCCCCTCCACCTGCGATGGGGCAGGCCAGGGCAGCTGCTGCCATCTTTAGATGAGAACGCTGAGGCGCTGGGACAGACAGGTGGCGGGTGCCCGAGGCTGCACGCTTGGTTGACCCTGGCACAGGGGGACAGGGAGTTCTGTCTGGCCCTGGTGCCCGAGGGCTGAGCCCGTGCCTTCCTGCCCCCACCGACCCGCAGCACGTGAAGAACAGTAAGCACACCAATAAGTACGAAGGCTGGCCCGAGGCGCTGGAGATGGAAGGCTGCATCCCCAGGAGGACCACAGCCAGCTAGCGGCCAAGCTCGAGGACCAGACTAAGCGAGGCTGTGTGTACCCAGTCAGGAGGGGGCGCCGGCACAGCGCCGAGGCCCGACCCCACGCCCAGCCAGGGGCACTCCTGCCCCAGCACGGCAGGGCTCCGAGGCAGTGACTGGTGACCAGACCATGCCCAGTGGTGGGGCTGCGCTGCGGCCCCATGGCGCTTTGTCCTGGGACCCCAGGTACCCGTCTCCTTTTCCTAAAGCGCTCTGCTGGCCGACACCCACCCAAGTCCCAAGCGCCTGAGGCCCCCAGTCTGGTAGCAGCTGCCTGGCAAGTCGGGGCATCTTCCGGAGCCTCTCCATTCCAGAGTGGCTCGCTGCTCTGCAGGCCAGTCCTGTTTCCAGTGTGATTCGTTCTGCTGAGCCGAACGCGGTGGCCACTCCCGGCGCCTGGCTGCCTCCTGCCTTGCTCTCGCGGGAAGGGGTGCCCGCCTGGGAGCCAGGCCGGCCGGGCAGTGAGGTCGCCGGCCCGATGGCGGTTCCCAGCGTGGCGGGTGGCAGCTCCTGCGGTTTGTCTGTCAGAGGGCCCGCTTTCTAAATGACGTCTTAATAAACTGGTGGCCCCCGAAGGAATGAGATGCATTCAGAGGGGAGTCGGGTGGTGTTGTCCTTGAGATGTGATTCAGGTGGTGAGCAGAGGGGCTCCCCTGTGGGCATCCCTGTAGCCTTGCCCTTAGACACGGCACAGGCCTATAGGGACAGGGATGGGGATTAAAACCAACCCAGgagcttcccccctccccgcagccTCCCGCGAGAGCTAGTGTGTCTCCCCCGCAGTGCTCAGCGTTAGATGCCTTTGAAATCAGGCCAGCAAGAGGCCGAGTCACGTGGGCTATTTGGCATTTCTCACAGATTGCAGTTATATTTCCCTGCAAGGGGTGAGAACCAGCAAGAAACTATAAGGAGTTTTCTGGAAAAGTACATGAGGGTGCAGAAATGGTCTGGGGTCACAAAAAGGAGAGAAGGCGGTTGGGACTTCCCAGATGGAGGAATCGGGGCACCAGCCAGGTAGGCTGAAGGGGGCCGTGGCCGGGGCAGTGGACCTGCGAGTCCCCCCTCTAGGGGTTAGGTGCTGCGAGAGTGTGAACACGGCATCAGGAAATGAAAGTATTTAAGGAGGtggcagaagaggagagagaggcgaGGGACGGCCCAGGACGAGAAGCTGTGCTTGTGAGGCCATAGCCACGACTGCAAAGGACCAGGAAGTGGAGACGTGAGGACGGCCCAGGTCGCTTACCTGGAAGATGGTGTTCACGGAAGCTGAAACGCAGCCTGACCCTGTGCCGAGAGCTTTAtgtgtcttcatttttaaatagacttcctgttttagagcagttttaggttcccaGCAAAGTTGAGCAGAAAGTCCAGAGTTCCCACATACCCAGCCTCCACTGACACGTCATCACCACCCAAAGCCCAGGGTGGACATCAGGGTTCCCTCTTGGTGTCATACAG
This window harbors:
- the FAM3A gene encoding protein FAM3A isoform X4 — its product is MAGWRLRAVLPLWAAIAGPLAPRSGAPSPRVAEQSGAAGLTGLPLTELASPHRQSARSTNAAPDGCPTPAGEVDMRLAGPLRIMALVISVGLTWLVASILLGGPGGGFPRIQQLFASPENSVTAEPRARKYKCGLPQPCPEEHLAFRVVSGAANVIGPKICLEDRMLCPPARLMSSVKDNVGRGLNIALVNGVSGELIEARAFDMWAGDVNDLLKFIRPLHEGTLVFVASYDDPATKMNEETRKLFSDLGSKNVKDLAFRDSWVFVGAKGVQNKSPFEQPRLFSCREGL
- the FAM3A gene encoding protein FAM3A isoform X3, encoding MAGWRLRAVLPLWAAIAGPLAPRSGAPSPRVAEQSGAAGLTGLPLTELASPHRQSARSTNAAPDGCPTPAGEVDMRLAGPLRIMALVISVGLTWLVASILLGGPGGGFPRIQQLFASPENSVTAEPRARKYKCGLPQPCPEEHLAFRVVSGAANVIGPKICLEDRMLCPPARLMSSVKDNVGRGLNIALVNDVNDLLKFIRPLHEGTLVFVASYDDPATKMNEETRKLFSDLGSKNVKDLAFRDSWVFVGAKGVQNKSPFEQHVKNSKHTNKYEGWPEALEMEGCIPRRTTAS
- the FAM3A gene encoding protein FAM3A isoform X7, encoding MAGWRLRAVLPLWAAIAGPLAPRSGAPSPRVAEQSGAAGLTGLPLTELASPHRQSARSTNAAPDGCPTPAGEVDMRLAGPLRIMALVISVGLTWLVASILLGGPGGGFPRIQQLFASPENSVTAEPRARKYKCGLPQPCPEEHLAFRVVSGAANVIGPKICLEDRMLCPPARLMSSVKDNVGRGLNIALVNDVNDLLKFIRPLHEGTLVFVASYDDPATNHACFPAGKASKLPPVGQPTSPLWLFRED
- the FAM3A gene encoding protein FAM3A isoform X6 produces the protein MAGWRLRAVLPLWAAIAGPLAPRSGAPSPRVAEQSGAAGLTGLPLTELASPHRQSARSTNAAPDGCPTPAGEVDMRLAGPLRIMALVISVGLTWLVASILLGGPGGGFPRIQQLFASPENSVTAEPRARKYKCGLPQPCPEEHLAFRVVSGAANVIGPKICLEDRMLCPPARLMSSVKDNVGRGLNIALVNGVSGELIEARAFDMWAGDVNDLLKFIRPLHEGTLVFVASYDDPATNHACFPAGKASKLPPVGQPTSPLWLFRED
- the FAM3A gene encoding protein FAM3A isoform X1 — its product is MAGWRLRAVLPLWAAIAGPLAPRSGAPSPRVAEQSGAAGLTGLPLTELASPHRQSARSTNAAPDGCPTPAGEVDMRLAGPLRIMALVISVGLTWLVASILLGGPGGGFPRIQQLFASPENSVTAEPRARKYKCGLPQPCPEEHLAFRVVSGAANVIGPKICLEDRMLCPPARLMSSVKDNVGRGLNIALVNGVSGELIEARAFDMWAGDVNDLLKFIRPLHEGTLVFVASYDDPATKMNEETRKLFSDLGSKNVKDLAFRDSWVFVGAKGVQNKSPFEQHVKNSKHTNKYEGWPEALEMEGCIPRRTTAS
- the FAM3A gene encoding protein FAM3A isoform X5 gives rise to the protein MAGWRLRAVLPLWAAIAGPLAPRSGAPSPRVAEQSGAAGLTGLPLTELASPHRQSARSTNAAPDGCPTPAGEVDMRLAGPLRIMALVISVGLTWLVASILLGGPGGGFPRIQQLFASPENSVTAEPRARKYKCGLPQPCPEEHLAFRVVSGAANVIGPKICLEDRMLMSSVKDNVGRGLNIALVNDVNDLLKFIRPLHEGTLVFVASYDDPATKMNEETRKLFSDLGSKNVKDLAFRDSWVFVGAKGVQNKSPFEQHVKNSKHTNKYEGWPEALEMEGCIPRRTTAS
- the FAM3A gene encoding protein FAM3A isoform X2, translated to MAGWRLRAVLPLWAAIAGPLAPRSGAPSPRVAEQSGAAGLTGLPLTELASPHRQSARSTNAAPDGCPTPAGEVDMRLAGPLRIMALVISVGLTWLVASILLGGPGGGFPRIQQLFASPENSVTAEPRARKYKCGLPQPCPEEHLAFRVVSGAANVIGPKICLEDRMLMSSVKDNVGRGLNIALVNGVSGELIEARAFDMWAGDVNDLLKFIRPLHEGTLVFVASYDDPATKMNEETRKLFSDLGSKNVKDLAFRDSWVFVGAKGVQNKSPFEQHVKNSKHTNKYEGWPEALEMEGCIPRRTTAS
- the FAM3A gene encoding protein FAM3A isoform X8, producing the protein MRLAGPLRIMALVISVGLTWLVASILLGGPGGGFPRIQQLFASPENSVTAEPRARKYKCGLPQPCPEEHLAFRVVSGAANVIGPKICLEDRMLCPPARLMSSVKDNVGRGLNIALVNGVSGELIEARAFDMWAGDVNDLLKFIRPLHEGTLVFVASYDDPATKMNEETRKLFSDLGSKNVKDLAFRDSWVFVGAKGVQNKSPFEQHVKNSKHTNKYEGWPEALEMEGCIPRRTTAS